A region from the Aeromicrobium choanae genome encodes:
- the rplW gene encoding 50S ribosomal protein L23, whose amino-acid sequence MTNHGTFARDVLIAPVVSEKSYGLLDDNKYTFLVHPDANKTQIKIAVEEIFGVKVTGVNTINRKGKTRRTRNGEGKRKDTKRAVVSVAAGQSIDIFSSPS is encoded by the coding sequence ATGACCAACCACGGAACCTTCGCGCGGGACGTCCTGATCGCCCCCGTGGTCAGCGAGAAGAGCTACGGCCTGCTCGACGACAACAAGTACACGTTCCTGGTCCACCCGGACGCCAACAAGACCCAGATCAAGATCGCCGTCGAGGAGATCTTCGGGGTCAAGGTCACCGGTGTGAACACGATCAACCGCAAGGGCAAGACCCGTCGCACCCGCAACGGCGAAGGCAAGCGCAAGGACACCAAGCGCGCCGTCGTCAGCGTGGCCGCGGGCCAGAGCATCGACATCTTCTCGAGCCCGAGCTGA
- the rplD gene encoding 50S ribosomal protein L4, sunset domain variant, whose translation MAKTIDVDLPVDIFDARVSIPLMHQVVTAQLAAARQGTHSVKTRAEVRGGGKKPYRQKGTGRARQGSIRAPQYAGGGVVHGPTPRSYDQRTPKKMKAAALRGALTDRARSGRLHVIDSLVSGDAPSTRTALAAVRGLSNRARVLVVVDRDDALTVKSLRNAEFIATLTFDQLNTYDVLLADDVIFTKAAFDAFVAARSTEGAETVKLSQAVVEADAPAAKPAKKAAPKKAAPKTEAKAEVVEAPAEDDAKSGATKTQPYGPGSKAPLASGNAPKGHEIKGNENSKKYHVPDSQWYDQTVAEVWFDSVESAEAAGFVPAGGAEAQEEN comes from the coding sequence ATGGCAAAGACCATCGACGTCGACCTGCCCGTCGACATCTTCGACGCCCGCGTCAGCATTCCGCTGATGCACCAGGTCGTCACCGCACAGCTCGCGGCCGCCCGTCAGGGCACGCACAGCGTCAAGACGCGCGCTGAGGTCCGCGGCGGCGGCAAGAAGCCGTACCGCCAGAAGGGCACCGGCCGCGCTCGTCAGGGCTCGATCCGCGCTCCCCAGTACGCCGGTGGTGGCGTCGTGCACGGCCCCACGCCGCGCTCGTACGACCAGCGCACGCCCAAGAAGATGAAGGCCGCCGCCCTGCGTGGCGCCCTCACCGACCGGGCCCGCAGCGGTCGCCTGCACGTCATCGACTCGCTCGTCTCCGGTGACGCGCCGTCCACCCGGACCGCGCTCGCCGCGGTGCGTGGCCTCTCCAACCGTGCTCGCGTGCTCGTGGTCGTCGACCGCGATGACGCGCTGACGGTCAAGAGCCTGCGCAACGCCGAGTTCATCGCCACGCTCACCTTCGACCAGCTCAACACGTACGACGTGCTGCTGGCCGACGACGTGATCTTCACGAAGGCCGCGTTCGACGCCTTCGTGGCGGCGCGCTCGACCGAGGGTGCCGAGACGGTCAAGCTCAGCCAGGCGGTCGTCGAGGCTGACGCCCCCGCGGCCAAGCCCGCCAAGAAGGCCGCCCCGAAGAAGGCTGCCCCGAAGACCGAGGCCAAGGCCGAGGTCGTCGAGGCTCCCGCCGAGGACGACGCGAAGTCCGGTGCCACCAAGACCCAGCCGTACGGCCCGGGTTCGAAGGCGCCGCTGGCCAGCGGCAACGCGCCCAAGGGTCACGAGATCAAGGGCAACGAGAACTCGAAGAAGTACCACGTGCCCGACAGCCAGTGGTACGACCAGACGGTCGCCGAGGTCTGGTTCGACTCGGTCGAGTCCGCCGAGGCCGCGGGATTCGTCCCGGCCGGTGGCGCTGAGGCCCAGGAGGAGAACTGA
- the rplC gene encoding 50S ribosomal protein L3, giving the protein MSSSTLTARGLLGRKLGMTQVWDENNRVIPVTVLEASTNIVTQIRTRETDGYSAIQLGYGEIDGRKLNKPQAGHFAKAGVTPRRHVVEIRTEAVADYTLGQEISPEIFAGGDKVDVTATSKGKGFAGVMKRHGFAGVSASHGAHRNHRKPGSIGGCATPGRVFKGLRMAGHMGTDTVTTQNLTVHAVDTERGLILVKGAVPGAKGALVVIRSAAKGA; this is encoded by the coding sequence ATGAGCAGCAGCACACTCACCGCGCGCGGCCTCCTCGGTCGCAAGCTCGGGATGACGCAGGTCTGGGACGAGAACAACCGGGTCATCCCGGTCACCGTCCTCGAGGCCTCGACCAACATCGTCACCCAGATCCGCACTCGCGAGACCGACGGCTACAGCGCCATCCAGCTGGGCTACGGCGAGATCGACGGCCGCAAGCTGAACAAGCCGCAGGCCGGCCACTTCGCGAAGGCCGGCGTCACGCCGCGCCGCCACGTCGTGGAGATCCGCACCGAGGCCGTCGCCGACTACACCCTGGGCCAGGAGATCTCCCCGGAGATCTTCGCCGGCGGTGACAAGGTCGACGTGACCGCCACCAGCAAGGGCAAGGGCTTCGCCGGCGTCATGAAGCGTCACGGCTTCGCCGGTGTCTCCGCCTCGCACGGCGCGCACCGCAACCACCGCAAGCCCGGCTCCATCGGTGGCTGCGCCACCCCCGGCCGGGTCTTCAAGGGCCTGCGCATGGCGGGCCACATGGGCACGGACACCGTGACCACCCAGAACCTCACCGTCCACGCGGTCGACACCGAGCGGGGCCTGATCCTGGTCAAGGGCGCAGTGCCCGGGGCCAAGGGCGCTCTCGTCGTCATCCGCTCCGCTGCGAAGGGGGCCTGA
- the rpsJ gene encoding 30S ribosomal protein S10, with translation MAGQKIRIRLKAYDHEVIDSSAKKIVDTVTRTGAKVAGPVPLPTEKNVYCVIRSPHKYKDSREHFEMRTHKRLIDIIDPTPKTVDSLMRLDLPAGVDIEIKL, from the coding sequence ATGGCGGGACAGAAGATCCGTATCCGGCTCAAGGCCTACGACCACGAGGTCATCGATTCCTCGGCGAAGAAGATCGTCGACACCGTGACCCGCACCGGCGCCAAGGTTGCCGGCCCCGTGCCGCTGCCGACGGAGAAGAACGTGTACTGCGTCATCCGTTCGCCGCACAAGTACAAGGACAGCCGCGAGCACTTCGAGATGCGCACCCACAAGCGGCTCATCGACATCATCGACCCGACGCCCAAGACCGTCGACTCGCTCATGCGACTCGACCTGCCGGCCGGCGTCGACATCGAGATCAAGCTCTGA
- a CDS encoding cation diffusion facilitator family transporter, whose translation MGHDHAHGAGVQHRGRLLTVLGLTLGVLVVQVVVGLMTGSLALLADAGHMLSDSLGLVLALAAIAVAQRPGGPRSTYGWHRTEVLAAGANGLILLGICIVIAVNAVARLGDPPSIEGGWVLAAGVVGLAVNIVGLVILRAGSKESLNVRGAYLEVLGDALGSVAVIASAVVILLTGWHEADPIASLVIAALVIPRAVSLLRDVAEVLLETSPRDVDLDEVRGHILGVQGVVDVHDLHVWTITSGMPVMSAHVVVDDSVVDMADAHHVLDHLCTCLSHHFDVAHSTFQLEPSGHLESERHGHD comes from the coding sequence GTGGGACACGATCACGCGCACGGCGCCGGGGTCCAGCACCGCGGACGGCTGCTCACCGTGCTGGGACTGACACTCGGGGTCCTGGTCGTGCAGGTCGTCGTGGGCCTGATGACCGGGTCGCTGGCCCTGCTCGCCGACGCGGGCCACATGCTCAGCGACTCGCTCGGTCTCGTGCTCGCCCTGGCGGCGATCGCCGTGGCCCAGCGGCCGGGCGGTCCGCGCAGCACCTACGGCTGGCATCGCACCGAGGTCCTCGCCGCCGGCGCCAACGGGCTGATCCTGCTGGGCATCTGCATCGTCATCGCCGTGAACGCCGTCGCTCGGCTGGGCGATCCGCCCAGCATCGAGGGCGGCTGGGTGCTGGCCGCCGGCGTGGTCGGACTGGCGGTCAACATCGTCGGTCTCGTCATCTTGCGGGCCGGCTCGAAGGAGAGCCTGAACGTCCGTGGCGCCTACCTCGAGGTGCTCGGCGACGCCCTCGGCTCCGTCGCGGTGATCGCGTCCGCGGTCGTCATCCTCCTCACGGGTTGGCACGAGGCCGACCCGATCGCCTCGTTGGTGATCGCGGCCCTGGTGATCCCCCGCGCGGTCTCGCTGCTGCGCGACGTGGCCGAGGTCCTGCTGGAGACCAGCCCGCGCGACGTCGATCTCGACGAGGTGCGAGGCCACATCCTCGGCGTGCAGGGCGTGGTCGACGTGCACGACCTCCACGTCTGGACGATCACCAGCGGGATGCCCGTGATGAGCGCGCACGTCGTCGTCGACGACTCGGTCGTGGACATGGCCGACGCGCACCACGTGCTCGACCACCTGTGCACGTGCCTGAGCCATCACTTCGACGTGGCCCACTCGACCTTCCAGCTCGAGCCCTCCGGACACCTGGAGTCGGAGCGCCACGGACACGATTGA
- the tuf gene encoding elongation factor Tu: protein MAKAKFERTKPHMNIGTIGHIDHGKTTLTAAITKVLHDKYPDLNEASAFDQIDKAPEERQRGITISISHVEYQTENRHYAHVDCPGHADYVKNMITGAAQMDGAILVVAATDGPMPQTREHVLLARQVGVPAMVVALNKCDMVDDEEILELVELEVRELLNEQDFDGDNVPVVKVAAHPALTGDAKWGESILELMNAVDEYIPLPPRETDKPFLMPVEDVFTITGRGTVITGRIERGIVKVNDTVDIVGIREDKQTTTVTGIEMFRKLLDTGEAGENVGLLLRGTKREDVERGMVVIAPGSTTPHTEFDGQVYILSKEEGGRHTPFFNNYRPQFYFRTTDVTGVVTLPEGTEMVMPGDNTEMSVVLIQPIAMEEGLRFAIREGGRTVGAGRVTKISK from the coding sequence GTGGCTAAGGCGAAGTTCGAGCGGACCAAGCCGCACATGAACATCGGCACCATCGGTCACATCGACCATGGCAAGACGACGCTGACCGCGGCGATCACCAAGGTGCTGCACGACAAGTACCCCGACCTGAACGAGGCCTCGGCCTTCGATCAGATCGACAAGGCTCCCGAGGAGCGCCAGCGCGGCATCACGATCTCCATCTCGCACGTCGAGTACCAGACCGAGAACCGTCACTACGCGCACGTCGACTGCCCGGGTCACGCCGACTACGTCAAGAACATGATCACCGGCGCGGCTCAGATGGACGGCGCGATCCTCGTGGTCGCCGCCACCGACGGCCCCATGCCCCAGACGCGTGAGCACGTGCTGCTCGCCCGCCAGGTCGGCGTGCCGGCCATGGTCGTCGCGCTCAACAAGTGCGACATGGTCGACGACGAGGAGATCCTCGAGCTCGTCGAGCTCGAGGTCCGTGAGCTGCTCAACGAGCAGGACTTCGACGGCGACAACGTCCCCGTCGTCAAGGTTGCGGCCCACCCGGCCCTGACCGGCGACGCCAAGTGGGGTGAGTCGATCCTCGAGCTGATGAACGCGGTCGACGAGTACATCCCGCTGCCCCCGCGTGAGACGGACAAGCCGTTCCTCATGCCGGTCGAGGACGTCTTCACGATCACCGGTCGTGGCACCGTCATCACGGGTCGTATCGAGCGTGGCATCGTCAAGGTCAACGACACCGTCGACATCGTGGGCATCCGTGAGGACAAGCAGACCACGACCGTCACGGGCATCGAGATGTTCCGCAAGCTGCTCGACACGGGCGAGGCGGGCGAGAACGTCGGCCTGCTGCTGCGTGGCACGAAGCGTGAGGACGTCGAGCGCGGCATGGTCGTGATCGCGCCCGGTTCGACGACTCCCCACACGGAGTTCGACGGCCAGGTGTACATCCTGTCGAAGGAGGAGGGTGGCCGTCACACGCCGTTCTTCAACAACTACCGCCCGCAGTTCTACTTCCGCACCACGGACGTCACCGGCGTCGTCACGCTGCCCGAGGGCACCGAGATGGTCATGCCCGGCGACAACACCGAGATGTCGGTCGTGCTGATCCAGCCGATCGCCATGGAGGAGGGCCTGCGCTTCGCCATCCGCGAGGGCGGCCGCACCGTCGGCGCCGGCCGTGTCACCAAGATCAGCAAGTGA
- the fusA gene encoding elongation factor G, producing MATDITTDLTKVRNIGIMAHIDAGKTTTTERILFYTGITYKIGEVHDGGATMDWMEQEQERGITITSAATTCWWKNHQINIIDTPGHVDFTVEVERSLRVLDGAVAVFDGVAGVEPQSETVWRQADKYGVPRMCFVNKLDRTGASFDFCVKTIRERLGATALVLQLPIGAESDFLGVVDLIGMRALTWRGETTIGEDYTVEEIPADLADAAAQGRENLLETLADVDDEIAMAYLEGEEISVEVLKAAIRRATLAAKLNPVLCGTAFKNKGVQPLLDAVVDFLPSPIDVGDIVGLDPKDESKNDTRPPSDDAPFSGLAFKIATDPHLGKLTFVRVYSGRLEAGTQVLNVTKGRKERIGKVYQMHANKREEIASVGAGQIVAVMGLKDTTTGETLADSAKPIVLESMTFPDPVIQVAIEPKTKSDQEKLGVAIQKLAEEDPTFQVHTDEETGQTIIAGMGELHLDILVDRMKREFKVEANVGKPQVAYRETIRKVVTGHSYTHKKQTGGSGQFAKVVIGLAPNGPEAGGEGGYEFVNEVSGGRVPREYIPSVDAGGQAAMEFGVLAGYPMVDVKFTLEDGAYHDVDSSELAFKLAGNMAFKEAARKANPVLLEPMFAVEVTTPEDYMGEVIGDLNSRRGQVQSMEEGYGGAKMIKALVPLSEMFGYVGDLRSKTSGRASYSMQFDSYAEVPKAVAEEIVKKARGE from the coding sequence GTGGCAACCGACATCACCACCGACCTGACCAAGGTCCGCAACATCGGCATCATGGCGCACATCGATGCCGGCAAGACCACCACCACCGAGCGCATCCTGTTCTACACCGGCATCACGTACAAGATCGGTGAGGTCCACGACGGTGGCGCCACGATGGACTGGATGGAGCAGGAGCAGGAGCGCGGCATCACGATCACGTCGGCCGCGACGACCTGCTGGTGGAAGAACCACCAGATCAACATCATCGACACCCCCGGTCACGTCGACTTCACCGTCGAGGTCGAGCGCTCGCTGCGCGTCCTCGACGGTGCGGTCGCGGTGTTCGACGGCGTCGCCGGTGTCGAGCCCCAGTCCGAGACCGTGTGGCGTCAGGCCGACAAGTACGGCGTGCCGCGCATGTGCTTCGTCAACAAGCTCGACCGCACGGGCGCCTCGTTCGACTTCTGCGTCAAGACCATCCGCGAGCGCCTCGGCGCGACCGCGCTCGTCCTGCAGCTGCCGATCGGTGCCGAGTCGGACTTCCTGGGCGTCGTCGACCTCATCGGCATGCGTGCCCTGACGTGGCGCGGTGAGACGACGATCGGCGAGGACTACACGGTCGAGGAGATCCCGGCCGACCTGGCCGACGCCGCTGCCCAGGGTCGCGAGAACCTTCTCGAGACGCTGGCCGACGTCGACGACGAGATCGCCATGGCGTACCTCGAGGGCGAGGAGATCTCGGTCGAGGTCCTCAAGGCCGCGATCCGTCGCGCCACCCTCGCCGCGAAGCTCAACCCGGTCCTGTGCGGCACGGCGTTCAAGAACAAGGGCGTCCAGCCCCTGCTCGACGCAGTCGTCGACTTCCTGCCCAGCCCGATCGACGTCGGTGACATCGTCGGCCTCGATCCGAAGGACGAGTCGAAGAACGACACGCGTCCGCCGTCCGACGACGCGCCGTTCTCCGGTCTGGCCTTCAAGATCGCCACGGACCCGCACCTGGGCAAGCTGACCTTCGTGCGCGTCTACTCCGGTCGCCTCGAGGCGGGCACCCAGGTGCTCAACGTCACGAAGGGCCGCAAGGAGCGGATCGGCAAGGTCTACCAGATGCACGCCAACAAGCGTGAGGAGATCGCGTCGGTCGGTGCCGGCCAGATCGTGGCCGTCATGGGCCTCAAGGACACCACCACGGGCGAGACGCTGGCCGACTCGGCCAAGCCGATCGTGCTCGAGTCGATGACCTTCCCGGACCCGGTGATCCAGGTCGCGATCGAGCCCAAGACCAAGAGTGACCAGGAGAAGCTGGGCGTCGCGATCCAGAAGCTCGCCGAGGAGGACCCGACGTTCCAGGTCCACACGGACGAGGAGACGGGCCAGACGATCATCGCCGGCATGGGCGAGCTCCACCTGGACATCCTGGTCGACCGCATGAAGCGGGAGTTCAAGGTCGAGGCGAACGTCGGCAAGCCGCAGGTCGCCTACCGCGAGACCATCCGCAAGGTCGTGACGGGTCACAGCTACACGCACAAGAAGCAGACCGGTGGTTCGGGTCAGTTCGCCAAGGTCGTCATCGGCCTTGCGCCCAACGGTCCCGAGGCCGGTGGCGAGGGCGGCTACGAGTTCGTCAACGAGGTCTCGGGTGGCCGCGTCCCGCGCGAGTACATCCCCTCGGTCGACGCCGGTGGCCAGGCCGCCATGGAGTTCGGCGTGCTCGCCGGCTACCCGATGGTCGACGTCAAGTTCACCCTCGAGGACGGCGCCTACCACGACGTCGACTCCAGCGAGCTCGCCTTCAAGCTGGCCGGCAACATGGCCTTCAAGGAAGCGGCACGCAAGGCCAACCCGGTTCTCCTCGAGCCGATGTTCGCCGTCGAGGTCACGACGCCCGAGGACTACATGGGCGAAGTGATCGGCGACCTCAACTCTCGCCGTGGACAGGTTCAGTCCATGGAGGAGGGCTACGGTGGCGCCAAGATGATCAAGGCGCTCGTGCCGTTGTCCGAGATGTTCGGGTACGTGGGTGACCTGCGGTCGAAGACCTCAGGCCGCGCGTCGTACTCGATGCAGTTCGACTCCTACGCCGAGGTCCCCAAGGCCGTGGCCGAGGAGATCGTCAAGAAGGCCCGGGGCGAGTGA
- the rpsG gene encoding 30S ribosomal protein S7, whose product MPRKGPAPKRAIETDPVYGSQLVTQLINKVLFDGKKQVAQRIVYSALEGTREKSGTDPVITLKRALDNVKPALEVKSRRVGGATYQVPVDVRPGRQTTLALRWLVKYSSERREKTMAERLQNELLDASNGLGASVKKREDTHKMAEANKAFAHYRW is encoded by the coding sequence ATGCCTCGCAAGGGTCCCGCTCCGAAGCGTGCCATCGAGACCGATCCGGTCTACGGCAGTCAGCTGGTCACCCAGCTGATCAACAAGGTGCTGTTCGACGGCAAGAAGCAGGTCGCACAGCGCATCGTCTACAGCGCCCTCGAGGGCACGCGTGAGAAGTCCGGCACCGATCCGGTCATCACCCTCAAGCGCGCGCTCGACAACGTCAAGCCCGCCCTGGAGGTCAAGAGCCGCCGCGTCGGTGGCGCCACCTACCAGGTCCCGGTCGACGTCCGTCCGGGCCGTCAGACCACCCTCGCGCTGCGCTGGCTCGTCAAGTACAGCTCCGAGCGTCGCGAGAAGACCATGGCCGAGCGTCTCCAGAACGAGCTGCTCGACGCCAGCAACGGCCTGGGTGCCAGCGTGAAGAAGCGCGAGGACACCCACAAGATGGCCGAAGCCAACAAGGCGTTCGCCCACTACCGCTGGTGA
- the rpsL gene encoding 30S ribosomal protein S12, producing MPTINQLVRKGRQSKVVKTNTPALKGSPQRRGVCTRVYTTTPKKPNSALRKVARVRLSSGTEVTAYIPGEGHNLQEHSIVLVRGGRVKDLPGVRYKIIRGSLDTQGVKGRKQARSRYGAKKEKS from the coding sequence GTGCCCACCATCAACCAGCTTGTCCGCAAGGGCCGCCAGAGCAAGGTCGTCAAGACCAACACCCCGGCCCTGAAGGGTTCGCCCCAGCGGCGCGGCGTGTGCACCCGTGTGTACACCACCACCCCCAAGAAGCCGAACTCGGCGCTGCGGAAGGTCGCTCGTGTCCGCCTCTCCAGCGGCACCGAGGTGACCGCCTACATCCCCGGTGAGGGCCACAACCTCCAGGAGCACTCGATCGTGCTCGTTCGCGGTGGTCGTGTGAAGGACCTCCCGGGTGTCCGCTACAAGATCATTCGCGGCTCCCTCGACACGCAGGGTGTCAAGGGCCGCAAGCAGGCTCGCAGCCGTTACGGCGCGAAGAAGGAGAAGAGCTGA
- a CDS encoding maleylpyruvate isomerase family mycothiol-dependent enzyme, which translates to MEDPLILLGREMAGVAALVGDIEGDEPVPACPGWTSADLVRHLGSIHRWAAAIVLSGQRIPDEPAARASEPLDEWYAGTATALIAALQAVDPDEPVPNFARIDEVAAFWPRRQLHETCVHRVDLLQACGRPDLTWDVDPEVAGDGIAEVIRVFGRRMTERGERPHVHAPIRLVATDLERSWIVAPDDDDPEGPPRLVQREVDVEGEAVGTATDLYLALWGRAPASAVAPSGAAVAWFDGPRVP; encoded by the coding sequence ATGGAAGATCCGCTGATCCTGCTCGGCCGCGAGATGGCCGGCGTCGCCGCCCTCGTCGGGGACATCGAGGGCGACGAGCCCGTTCCTGCCTGCCCCGGGTGGACCTCGGCCGACCTCGTCCGTCACCTGGGCTCGATCCACCGGTGGGCGGCGGCGATCGTGCTGTCGGGCCAGCGCATCCCCGACGAGCCGGCCGCGCGCGCGAGCGAGCCGCTGGACGAGTGGTACGCCGGCACGGCGACGGCCCTCATCGCGGCGCTGCAGGCGGTGGACCCCGACGAGCCGGTGCCGAACTTCGCCCGCATCGACGAGGTCGCCGCGTTCTGGCCGCGGCGGCAGTTGCACGAGACCTGCGTCCACCGCGTCGACCTCCTCCAGGCGTGCGGACGCCCGGACCTCACGTGGGACGTCGATCCCGAGGTGGCCGGCGACGGGATCGCCGAGGTCATCCGCGTCTTCGGCCGCCGCATGACCGAGCGTGGGGAGCGGCCCCACGTGCACGCGCCCATCCGTCTCGTCGCGACCGACCTGGAGCGAAGCTGGATCGTCGCCCCGGACGACGACGACCCCGAGGGGCCGCCGCGGCTCGTCCAGCGCGAGGTCGATGTCGAGGGCGAGGCCGTGGGCACGGCGACCGACCTGTACCTCGCCCTGTGGGGGAGGGCCCCGGCGTCCGCGGTCGCCCCGTCGGGCGCCGCCGTCGCGTGGTTCGACGGGCCGCGCGTCCCCTGA